In a genomic window of Xenopus laevis strain J_2021 chromosome 5S, Xenopus_laevis_v10.1, whole genome shotgun sequence:
- the LOC121394220 gene encoding uncharacterized protein LOC121394220 — protein MSFPLFMRARMEKHAAFGKTTERASAMSHREMATMVRLLDKYKYEDWRTIAKKPPFYKKTIMQKIARILKKQYGVDRDIRQLQKRWSDLKCREKNQLKKIRETIRKKSKQTNHDRTKTNKHPSSDKPCQNSSSQTKPVATKGQPASADIEVSLNSSIQTMQDPSSGTPTSSNIEDHHNYSSQTKHATSKTAEPTSDIGNFQNFSEELMETCNKLERDDAASQCSIDLFSYPSEEIVELKQDVKFIKLLLLRIAKHLFNTEEISDNECVQVSNST, from the exons ATGTCATTTCCGCTTTTCATGCGCGCAAGGATGGAAAAGCACGCTGCATTTGGAAAGACGACAGAGAGAGCATCCGCCATGTCTCATCGTGAGATGGCGACGATGGTGAGACTTCTTGACAAATACAAATATGAAGATTGGCGGACAATAGCTAAGAAACCACCTTTTTATAAGAAGACCATTATGCAAAAGATTGCAAGGATTTTAAAGAAGCAATATGGAGTGGATAGAGACATCAGACAGCTGCAGAAAAGGTGGTCAGATCTGAAGTGCAGAGAAAAGAATCAACTtaaaaaaattcgtgaaacaataAGAAAAA AATCTAAACAAACCAACCATGACAGGACAAAAACGAACAAACACCCTTCTTCAGACAAACCATGTCAAA ATTCTTCTTCACAAACAAAACCTGTTGCAACAAAAGGTCAACCTGCATCTGCAGACATCGAAGTTTCTCTAA ATTCTTCCATACAAACCATGCAAGACCCTTCATCTGGCACACCCACTTCTTCAAACATCGAGGATCATCATA ATTATTCTTCACAAACCAAGCATGCCACTTCAAAAACTGCTGAACCCACATCTGACATTGGCAATTTTCAAA atttttcagaAGAGCTTATGGAAACTTGCAACAAACTAGAACGTGATGATGCTGCATCCCAGTGCTCTATTGATTTGTTCAGTTATCCTTCAGAAGAAATTGTTGAATTGAAACAAGATGTCAAATTTATTAAGTTGTTACTTCTACGTATTGCAAAACATCTTTTCAATACTGAGGAAATATCAGATAATGAATGTGTTCAAGTTTCTAACAGTACTTAA